A window of the Cystobacter fuscus genome harbors these coding sequences:
- a CDS encoding glutathione S-transferase C-terminal domain-containing protein, translating into MVDTESELPVGGESNEHFVPVLLIGDTEAVGDSTDILQRLQKLAGRTFHGTTDPKLAGEANLWEEFADTSLSGFLVSARWADERNWARFRDTAFSSLPGPLRRLIGGRLRKRIVKGLVARDVWRAGPEVCWRRFQELLDSLEARAPEEGFWLGTFSAADIALFSQLFSLRQDLTPWQRDQVAARPRLTRYLDRVDAATRGPHTASEAQPRTPVT; encoded by the coding sequence ATGGTGGACACCGAATCAGAACTTCCCGTCGGTGGGGAGTCCAATGAGCACTTCGTACCCGTGCTGCTCATCGGCGACACCGAGGCGGTGGGCGACTCCACCGACATCCTCCAGCGCCTCCAGAAGCTCGCGGGCCGCACCTTCCACGGCACGACGGACCCCAAGCTCGCCGGCGAGGCCAACCTGTGGGAGGAGTTCGCCGATACCTCGCTCTCCGGCTTCCTCGTCAGCGCTCGCTGGGCCGACGAGCGCAACTGGGCGCGCTTCCGCGACACGGCCTTCTCGAGCCTACCGGGGCCCCTGCGGCGCCTCATCGGCGGACGGTTGCGCAAGCGCATCGTGAAAGGACTCGTGGCGCGTGATGTCTGGCGCGCGGGTCCCGAGGTGTGCTGGCGGCGCTTCCAGGAACTGCTCGACTCGTTGGAGGCTCGCGCCCCCGAGGAGGGCTTCTGGCTGGGGACGTTCTCCGCCGCGGACATTGCCCTGTTCAGCCAGCTCTTCAGCCTGCGCCAGGACCTCACCCCGTGGCAGCGCGATCAGGTCGCCGCGCGGCCCCGGCTGACGCGCTATCTGGACCGGGTGGACGCGGCCACCCGGGGCCCCCACACGGCGAGCGAGGCCCAGCCTCGAACCCCGGTGACCTGA
- a CDS encoding histone deacetylase: MTQTLLLTDALFLQHDPGPDHPECPARLGRILSLLESQPIPGTERRAPRPATDEELAAVHSPQLLEALRGLRGKSTSLDPDTTMSPDSYDAAVLAAGASVQAVEEVMAGRARNAFALVRPPGHHAEPDQAMGFCLLNNAAIAAEAARRLGAQRVLIFDWDVHHGNGTQAAFWKRRDVLYMSAHQFPYYPGTGAPTEIGEGEGLGYTVNCGLPGGSGDADYGALCERLFLPVARAWRPDLVIISAGFDAHREDPIGGMVVTERGFAAMCTAFQRLARDFCDGRLVLLLEGGYSLEGLSRSVHACVEVMAGQREEHFVEGVSRDAADALRRSREALQPHWPVLGQ, translated from the coding sequence ATGACCCAGACGCTGCTGCTGACCGACGCGCTCTTCCTCCAGCATGACCCGGGACCCGACCACCCCGAGTGTCCCGCGCGGTTGGGGCGCATCCTGAGCCTGCTGGAGAGTCAGCCCATCCCGGGAACGGAGCGCCGGGCCCCCCGCCCGGCCACCGACGAGGAGCTCGCCGCGGTGCACTCCCCCCAGTTGCTCGAGGCCCTGCGGGGGCTGCGCGGGAAGAGCACGAGCCTGGATCCGGACACGACAATGTCCCCGGACAGCTACGACGCGGCGGTACTGGCGGCCGGGGCCTCGGTGCAGGCGGTGGAGGAGGTCATGGCGGGCCGGGCGCGCAATGCCTTCGCGCTGGTGCGCCCCCCCGGCCACCACGCCGAGCCGGACCAGGCCATGGGATTCTGCCTGCTGAACAACGCGGCCATCGCCGCCGAGGCCGCGCGCCGGCTGGGCGCCCAGCGGGTGCTCATCTTCGACTGGGACGTACACCACGGCAACGGTACCCAGGCGGCCTTCTGGAAGCGGCGGGACGTGCTCTACATGTCCGCGCACCAGTTCCCCTACTACCCCGGCACGGGAGCCCCCACGGAGATCGGCGAGGGCGAGGGCCTGGGCTACACCGTCAACTGCGGGCTCCCCGGGGGCTCGGGTGACGCGGACTATGGCGCGCTCTGCGAGCGGCTCTTCCTCCCGGTGGCACGCGCCTGGCGGCCCGACCTGGTCATCATCTCCGCGGGGTTCGACGCGCACCGCGAGGATCCCATCGGTGGCATGGTCGTCACCGAGCGCGGCTTCGCCGCCATGTGCACGGCGTTCCAGCGGCTGGCGCGGGACTTCTGCGACGGCCGGCTCGTGCTGCTGCTCGAGGGGGGCTACTCGCTGGAGGGCCTGTCGCGCTCGGTACACGCGTGCGTGGAGGTGATGGCGGGGCAGCGCGAGGAGCACTTCGTGGAGGGCGTCTCGCGCGACGCGGCCGATGCCCTGCGCCGCAGCCGGGAGGCGCTCCAACCCCACTGGCCCGTGTTGGGCCAGTGA
- a CDS encoding RluA family pseudouridine synthase, producing MIEFRIEEDSAGMRLDKFLRKKLANVPTSHLFKMIRVKKVRVNGKRAQPEQPLAAGDTISIRGTEEQLLAPSAPEERKPAPVPTVDPSELDILLEDDWLMAVNKPSGMAVHTGSGITGGTLVDYVRAYLGPKATRNDFTASPAHRLDRETSGVILVAKRRPAMVHFTDLFTNGHPRKRYLTLVKGKMPRDSGVINLPLAEHQQTAESKARRGVNMQDAITRWKVIRQSSEAALLSCVIETGRTHQIRRHLVAIGHPVAGDKKYGDFAFNRDVRARWGLKRLFLHAEFIEFPHPAHQGKVAVEAALPPELKDVLKRAALDPS from the coding sequence ATGATCGAGTTCCGAATCGAGGAAGACAGCGCGGGCATGCGGTTGGACAAGTTCCTCCGCAAGAAGCTCGCGAACGTGCCCACCTCTCACCTCTTCAAGATGATTCGCGTGAAGAAGGTGAGGGTGAACGGCAAGCGTGCCCAACCCGAGCAGCCCCTGGCTGCCGGGGACACCATCTCCATCCGGGGCACCGAGGAGCAGCTGCTCGCCCCCTCCGCGCCCGAGGAGCGCAAACCCGCACCCGTACCCACGGTGGACCCCTCCGAGCTGGACATCCTGCTCGAGGACGACTGGCTCATGGCCGTCAACAAGCCCAGTGGCATGGCCGTCCACACCGGCAGCGGCATCACCGGGGGCACCCTCGTGGACTATGTGCGCGCCTACCTCGGCCCCAAGGCCACGCGCAACGACTTCACCGCCAGTCCCGCCCACCGCTTGGATCGGGAGACCAGCGGCGTCATCCTGGTGGCCAAGCGCCGCCCGGCCATGGTCCATTTCACGGATCTCTTCACCAACGGACATCCGCGCAAGCGCTACCTCACTTTGGTGAAGGGCAAGATGCCACGCGACTCCGGGGTCATTAACCTGCCGCTCGCCGAGCACCAGCAGACGGCCGAGTCCAAGGCCCGTCGTGGGGTGAACATGCAGGACGCCATTACCCGGTGGAAGGTCATCCGGCAGTCGAGCGAGGCAGCCCTCCTCTCCTGCGTCATCGAAACCGGGCGCACCCATCAGATAAGAAGGCATCTGGTGGCCATCGGACACCCGGTGGCGGGCGACAAGAAGTATGGAGACTTCGCCTTCAACCGGGACGTGCGGGCGCGGTGGGGTCTCAAACGGCTGTTCCTGCACGCCGAGTTCATCGAATTTCCCCACCCGGCCCATCAGGGCAAGGTGGCAGTGGAGGCGGCGTTGCCGCCGGAGTTGAAGGACGTGTTGAAGCGCGCCGCGCTGGATCCCTCATGA
- a CDS encoding alpha/beta hydrolase, with amino-acid sequence MSPFTHPPPRPWASLLLLLPWLVLAGCALPAPTEGRLLRTGPTPVAEALFEVRARHTDLVPVRVLFPSDSEGRPIRPADGSRLPALVLVQGAFVPPEDYLWLAESLAARGHVVALPSHPLDFALTAIDNGRSARQLLVEPPEGSLLTDLVDPSRIAVAGHSLGGVIASKLALEGGFAALALLASYPDPADAERVPTLALPSLSLAGALDCSALLPRVRDEASRLPSPSVLVVLEGVTHYQFTVSDQKDREGGCAPTEPLDTAHERISEVLARFLHAALAGNGTGADDLRQVPGTEVTVR; translated from the coding sequence ATGAGCCCGTTCACCCACCCACCCCCGCGCCCCTGGGCGTCCCTCCTGCTGCTCTTGCCGTGGCTCGTCCTCGCGGGCTGCGCGCTTCCCGCGCCCACCGAGGGCCGCCTCCTGCGCACCGGACCCACTCCCGTCGCCGAGGCCCTCTTCGAGGTGCGCGCCCGCCACACGGACCTCGTCCCGGTGCGGGTGCTGTTTCCCTCGGACTCGGAAGGACGCCCCATCCGGCCCGCCGATGGCTCGCGGCTCCCGGCGCTCGTCCTTGTCCAGGGCGCCTTCGTCCCCCCCGAGGATTATCTCTGGCTCGCCGAGTCCCTCGCCGCCCGCGGCCATGTCGTCGCACTGCCGTCGCACCCCCTCGACTTCGCCCTGACCGCCATCGACAATGGCCGCTCCGCCCGGCAACTCCTCGTCGAGCCCCCGGAGGGCTCGCTGCTCACGGACCTCGTGGACCCCTCGCGCATCGCCGTGGCCGGGCACTCGCTCGGCGGCGTCATCGCCAGCAAGCTCGCGCTCGAGGGCGGCTTCGCGGCACTCGCCCTGCTCGCCAGCTACCCCGACCCCGCCGATGCCGAGCGCGTCCCCACGCTCGCGTTGCCTTCGCTCTCGCTCGCGGGAGCGTTGGACTGTTCGGCCCTGCTGCCTCGCGTCCGGGACGAGGCCTCCCGTCTTCCCTCGCCCTCGGTGCTCGTCGTGCTCGAAGGCGTCACCCACTACCAGTTCACCGTCAGCGACCAGAAGGATCGGGAAGGTGGCTGTGCACCCACCGAGCCGCTCGACACCGCGCACGAGCGCATCTCCGAGGTGCTCGCGCGCTTCCTCCACGCCGCGCTCGCCGGGAACGGCACGGGCGCCGATGATCTCCGCCAGGTGCCCGGCACCGAGGTGACCGTCCGATGA
- a CDS encoding D-(-)-3-hydroxybutyrate oligomer hydrolase yields MDGDMHKNTHPLVIASATLLTLISCKGENSGPLNQKPGYLGTVTATSYDGNSDDLLTAGLGASGIAATTPPAYADPNNPTAAELRRNAIYTNYRAVLDISANSGYGTMYGPNVNAAGVATTDTGKVAGTEYIAYADDGSGTQNVTLMVQVPASFDPTHNPCIVTGTSSGSRGMYGAIGSAGEWGLKHHCAVAYTDKGGGTGLYTFDDDNVNQRNGTRATRTAAGKDALFAPALGDAERSAYATTFPNRIAFKHAHSQQNPEKDWGRMTLQAVEFAFYVLNEQYGELAPDGKSRLVRLTPENTWTIASSISNGAGAALLAAEQDTKGLIDAVAVTEPQIQPKSSTGYTVNQGGASAAAQGKSILDFSSYAALYQPCIAGAAGRCASLVAKGLLSGADLTAQMNDAKARMKAYGWLPESEPLQSLHALSNLLVAVTYVNAYGRFSVTDHVCGFSWANTDANGNPVAFTAAQKAVSFATLSGLIGTPVYENSVGGAKVYSAAISPSTNVADQALDGFLCLRSLVTGVDAVTGAPLTGETAAQSARVRAGIAEVQATGDLHGKPAIIVAGRNDALIPVNHASRAYLGLNAAVEGNSSKLRYIEVTNANHFDSFASALPASIVPLHVYLFRALDAAFAHLKSGAELPPSQVVHTVTRTDATTPITNTHVPPISASPGANAISVSGTTVDVPN; encoded by the coding sequence ATGGATGGCGACATGCACAAAAACACCCATCCCTTGGTCATTGCCAGCGCGACGCTCCTCACCCTGATTTCCTGTAAGGGCGAGAACAGTGGCCCGCTGAACCAGAAACCCGGTTATCTCGGCACGGTCACGGCCACCTCATACGACGGCAACAGCGACGACCTGCTCACCGCGGGCCTCGGCGCCAGCGGCATTGCCGCCACCACTCCACCCGCCTATGCCGATCCCAACAACCCCACCGCGGCCGAGCTGCGCCGCAACGCCATCTACACCAACTACAGGGCCGTGCTCGATATCTCCGCCAACAGCGGCTACGGCACGATGTACGGCCCGAACGTGAACGCGGCGGGCGTGGCGACCACCGACACCGGCAAGGTCGCGGGCACCGAATACATCGCCTATGCGGACGACGGCAGCGGCACGCAGAACGTGACGCTGATGGTGCAGGTGCCGGCCAGCTTCGATCCCACCCACAATCCCTGCATCGTCACCGGCACTTCCAGCGGCTCGCGCGGCATGTACGGGGCGATCGGTAGCGCGGGCGAGTGGGGCCTGAAGCACCATTGCGCCGTCGCCTACACGGACAAGGGCGGCGGCACCGGCCTCTATACCTTCGACGACGACAACGTCAACCAGCGGAACGGCACGCGCGCGACGCGCACGGCCGCGGGCAAGGACGCCCTCTTCGCGCCAGCCCTCGGCGACGCGGAGCGCAGCGCCTACGCCACCACCTTCCCCAACCGTATCGCCTTCAAGCACGCGCACTCCCAGCAGAATCCCGAGAAGGACTGGGGCAGGATGACGCTGCAGGCCGTGGAGTTCGCTTTCTATGTGCTGAACGAGCAGTACGGCGAGCTGGCGCCGGACGGCAAGAGCAGGCTCGTGCGCCTGACGCCCGAGAACACATGGACCATCGCCTCCAGCATCTCGAACGGCGCGGGCGCGGCGCTGCTGGCCGCCGAGCAGGATACGAAAGGGCTGATCGACGCCGTGGCCGTGACCGAGCCGCAGATCCAGCCGAAGAGCAGCACCGGCTACACGGTCAATCAGGGCGGAGCGAGCGCGGCGGCGCAAGGCAAGTCCATCCTGGACTTCTCCAGCTACGCGGCGCTGTACCAGCCCTGCATCGCCGGTGCCGCTGGCCGTTGCGCATCGCTGGTCGCCAAGGGCCTGCTGTCGGGGGCCGACCTGACGGCGCAGATGAACGATGCCAAGGCGCGCATGAAGGCCTACGGCTGGCTGCCGGAGTCGGAGCCGCTGCAGAGCCTGCACGCGCTGAGCAATCTCCTCGTCGCGGTGACCTACGTGAACGCCTACGGCAGGTTCTCGGTGACCGACCACGTCTGCGGCTTCAGCTGGGCGAACACCGATGCGAACGGCAATCCGGTGGCCTTTACCGCCGCGCAGAAGGCCGTCAGCTTCGCCACCCTGAGCGGCCTCATCGGCACGCCGGTCTATGAGAACTCGGTGGGCGGCGCCAAGGTCTACAGCGCGGCGATCTCCCCTTCCACCAACGTGGCCGACCAGGCGCTGGACGGCTTCCTCTGTCTGCGCTCGCTGGTGACGGGCGTGGACGCCGTCACGGGCGCGCCGCTGACGGGCGAGACGGCGGCGCAAAGCGCCCGCGTGCGCGCAGGCATCGCCGAGGTGCAGGCGACAGGCGACCTGCACGGCAAGCCCGCCATCATCGTGGCGGGCCGTAACGATGCGCTGATCCCGGTGAACCACGCGTCGCGCGCCTACCTGGGCCTGAACGCGGCGGTGGAGGGCAACAGCAGCAAGCTGCGCTACATCGAGGTGACGAACGCCAACCACTTCGATTCCTTCGCCAGCGCGCTGCCCGCCAGCATCGTGCCGCTGCACGTCTATCTCTTCCGTGCGCTGGACGCGGCCTTCGCCCATCTCAAGAGCGGTGCCGAGCTGCCGCCCTCACAGGTCGTGCACACCGTGACACGGACGGACGCGACGACGCCGATCACGAACACCCATGTGCCGCCGATCTCGGCGTCGCCGGGGGCGAACGCGATCAGTGTCAGTGGCACCACGGTCGACGTCCCGAACTAA
- a CDS encoding penicillin-binding protein 1A — MSTKSPKPNRSESKLVLDGVPPKRAWWVRLLKFAAWATLTGATAAGVTGLALYYHFSDGLPDIPQVSRYWPPITSEVFTDDAVLAGEFYHHRRKVVPYEHIPKRFVQAFIASEDSSFFDHHGVDVLGTARAAFKTISKKIGLGGSTQGGSTLTQQTAKAVLIEAEGYASATAKNLTRKAREAILARRLEEALTKEEILYLYLNNVFLGHHSYGVQSAAENYYRKDVRDLTLGEMALIAGLPQAPSRYSPFLRPEAAKRRRSYVLRRMRDEGMISEAERKQADEEPVRVYPVEDVFHEFAPYFTEQVRRNMVDRYTNKALLNEGLKIFATMDSERQRAAQESVLEGLLAIDKRQGYRGPVQQLATEQERRAFLDKAIKVMGDEKLVENKFYVALVTSIESDGSGAQVQVGPHKGLLPLLGMRWARKVNPEGYYPGAQLTSVKKAVAVGDVLVVRHVVQKELTDDNVQFDRKLDKEIPQGVPLFRLEQEPELQSALVSIDPHRQYLTAMVGGYDFDANEFNRAFQACRQPGSSFKPLVYSAALEQLGWTGATIIVDSPIVEHDPDSGVSWKPDNYSDEFLGDVLLRTALVNSMNIPAVKTFGAVGVKNMAEWSTRLGLSTPMNMDFSAALGSSCVYPYDLANVYATFNRYGRKKPTYFVRKVEDRFGRTLEDHTSYDDPWAPLQDRVAAGYARLFEPGEQVMSPETGFILTSMLRGVVQEGTGGPAQRLGKPAAGKTGTTNDSFDTWFAGYTRDLVTVTWVGYDKNEHPLSRYETGGRASLPIWLNYMKPALAARPQYEFWPPEWMRDNLRLLRIDKKTGKLAAAGARDKDAVNIWFKKGTQPDDVAPEKGAVGAQDFMMGAP, encoded by the coding sequence ATGAGCACGAAATCCCCCAAGCCCAACCGCTCCGAGTCGAAGCTGGTGCTCGACGGTGTCCCTCCCAAGCGCGCCTGGTGGGTGCGCCTGCTGAAGTTCGCCGCCTGGGCCACGCTCACCGGCGCCACGGCCGCGGGCGTGACGGGCCTCGCCCTCTACTACCACTTCTCCGACGGGCTGCCCGACATCCCCCAGGTCAGCCGCTACTGGCCCCCCATCACCAGCGAGGTCTTCACCGACGACGCGGTGCTGGCCGGCGAGTTCTACCACCACCGGCGCAAGGTCGTGCCCTACGAGCACATCCCCAAGCGCTTCGTGCAGGCCTTCATCGCCAGCGAGGACTCGAGCTTCTTCGATCACCACGGCGTGGACGTGCTCGGCACGGCGCGCGCCGCCTTCAAGACGATCTCCAAGAAGATCGGCCTGGGCGGCAGCACCCAGGGTGGCTCCACCCTGACGCAGCAGACGGCCAAGGCGGTGCTCATCGAGGCCGAGGGCTACGCGTCCGCCACGGCCAAGAACCTCACGCGCAAGGCGCGCGAGGCCATCCTCGCCCGGCGCCTGGAGGAGGCGCTCACCAAGGAGGAGATCCTCTACCTCTACCTCAACAACGTCTTCCTCGGGCACCACAGCTACGGCGTGCAGAGCGCGGCGGAGAACTACTACCGCAAGGACGTGCGCGACCTGACGCTCGGGGAGATGGCGCTCATCGCCGGCCTGCCCCAGGCGCCCAGCCGCTACTCGCCCTTCCTGCGGCCGGAGGCGGCCAAGAGGCGCCGCTCGTACGTGCTGCGGCGCATGCGCGACGAGGGGATGATCTCCGAGGCCGAGCGCAAGCAGGCCGACGAGGAGCCGGTGCGCGTGTACCCGGTGGAGGACGTCTTCCACGAGTTCGCCCCGTACTTCACCGAGCAGGTGCGCCGCAACATGGTGGACCGCTACACCAACAAGGCGTTGCTCAACGAGGGTCTGAAGATCTTCGCCACCATGGACAGCGAGCGCCAGCGCGCCGCCCAGGAGTCGGTGCTCGAGGGGCTGCTCGCCATCGACAAGCGCCAGGGCTACCGCGGGCCGGTGCAGCAGCTGGCCACCGAGCAGGAGCGCCGCGCCTTCCTCGACAAGGCCATCAAGGTCATGGGCGACGAGAAGCTCGTGGAGAACAAGTTCTACGTGGCGCTCGTCACCAGCATCGAGTCGGACGGCTCGGGTGCGCAGGTGCAGGTGGGGCCGCACAAGGGCCTGTTGCCGCTGCTCGGCATGCGCTGGGCGCGCAAGGTCAACCCCGAGGGCTATTACCCGGGCGCGCAGCTCACCTCCGTCAAGAAGGCCGTCGCCGTGGGCGACGTGCTCGTGGTTCGCCACGTGGTGCAGAAGGAACTCACGGACGACAACGTCCAGTTCGACCGCAAGCTGGACAAGGAGATCCCCCAGGGCGTGCCGCTCTTCCGGCTGGAGCAGGAGCCGGAGCTGCAGAGCGCGCTGGTGTCCATCGATCCGCACCGCCAGTACCTCACCGCCATGGTGGGCGGCTACGACTTCGACGCCAACGAGTTCAACCGGGCCTTCCAGGCGTGCCGCCAGCCGGGCAGCTCCTTCAAGCCGCTGGTGTACTCGGCGGCGCTCGAGCAGCTCGGGTGGACGGGCGCCACCATCATCGTGGACTCGCCCATCGTCGAGCATGACCCCGACAGCGGCGTGTCCTGGAAGCCGGACAACTACAGCGACGAGTTCCTCGGCGACGTGCTGCTGCGCACGGCGCTGGTCAACTCGATGAACATCCCCGCGGTGAAGACGTTCGGCGCGGTGGGCGTGAAGAACATGGCCGAGTGGTCCACGCGCCTGGGCCTGAGCACGCCCATGAACATGGACTTCTCCGCGGCGCTGGGCTCCTCGTGCGTGTACCCGTACGACCTGGCCAACGTGTACGCCACCTTCAACCGCTACGGCCGCAAGAAGCCCACGTACTTCGTGCGCAAGGTGGAGGATCGCTTCGGGCGCACGCTGGAGGATCACACCTCCTACGATGACCCCTGGGCGCCCCTGCAGGACCGGGTGGCGGCGGGCTACGCGCGGCTGTTCGAGCCGGGCGAGCAGGTGATGAGCCCCGAGACGGGCTTCATCCTCACGTCCATGCTGCGCGGCGTGGTGCAGGAGGGCACGGGCGGGCCGGCGCAGAGGCTGGGCAAGCCCGCGGCGGGCAAGACGGGCACCACCAACGACTCCTTCGACACCTGGTTCGCCGGCTACACGCGCGACCTGGTGACGGTGACGTGGGTGGGCTACGACAAGAACGAGCACCCGCTCAGCCGCTACGAGACGGGTGGCCGCGCCTCGCTGCCCATCTGGCTCAACTACATGAAGCCGGCGCTCGCGGCGCGTCCCCAGTACGAGTTCTGGCCGCCCGAGTGGATGCGCGACAACCTGCGGCTTCTGCGCATCGACAAGAAGACGGGGAAGCTCGCCGCGGCGGGGGCCCGCGACAAGGACGCGGTGAACATCTGGTTCAAGAAGGGCACCCAGCCCGACGACGTGGCCCCGGAGAAGGGCGCCGTGGGCGCGCAGGACTTCATGATGGGCGCGCCCTGA
- a CDS encoding SDR family NAD(P)-dependent oxidoreductase — protein MAESSYRTALITGASSGLGRGLALWFARRGVKVYAAARRKDNLEALAQEARAAHAHIEPVELDVAQADATLARVRELDDACGGLDLIVANAGFGQETSGKRIKWETVKRVIDVNVSGAAATLSAVLPRMVERKRGHVVGVASMAAFRGLPRNAAYSASKAFLHIFLESLRVDLQGTGVKVSCLYPGFVKSEMTAQNKFAMPFLLETDAAVELMGQAILRGEAQYAFPWQMAGVMGLVKHLPNGLFDGIARRAR, from the coding sequence ATGGCGGAGTCGAGCTATCGGACGGCGTTGATCACGGGGGCCTCGAGTGGCCTGGGGCGCGGGCTGGCCCTCTGGTTCGCCCGGCGAGGGGTCAAGGTGTACGCGGCGGCCCGGCGCAAGGACAACCTGGAGGCGCTCGCCCAGGAGGCCCGCGCGGCCCATGCCCACATCGAGCCGGTGGAGTTGGACGTCGCCCAGGCGGACGCCACGCTCGCCCGGGTGCGCGAGCTGGATGATGCCTGCGGCGGGTTGGACCTCATCGTCGCCAACGCCGGCTTCGGCCAGGAGACGTCCGGCAAGCGAATCAAATGGGAGACGGTCAAGCGGGTCATCGACGTCAACGTCAGCGGAGCCGCCGCCACGTTGAGCGCGGTGCTGCCACGCATGGTGGAGCGCAAGCGGGGCCACGTCGTGGGCGTGGCCAGCATGGCCGCCTTCCGGGGCTTGCCGCGCAACGCCGCCTACTCCGCCTCCAAGGCCTTCCTCCACATCTTCCTGGAGAGCCTGCGCGTGGACCTGCAGGGCACGGGGGTGAAGGTGAGCTGCCTCTACCCGGGCTTCGTCAAGAGCGAGATGACGGCCCAGAACAAGTTCGCCATGCCCTTCCTCCTGGAGACGGACGCGGCCGTGGAGCTCATGGGCCAGGCCATCCTGCGCGGGGAGGCCCAGTACGCCTTCCCCTGGCAGATGGCGGGCGTCATGGGCCTGGTGAAGCACCTGCCCAATGGCCTCTTCGACGGCATCGCGCGCCGCGCCCGCTGA
- a CDS encoding isochorismatase family cysteine hydrolase: protein MMTLDVTRTALLFVDPYNDFLAEQGKLWPMVAQVATEVGLHAHLKAITHAARTAGIQVVIVPHHRWKPGDLDGWSHPNPYMAGGYRRQVFAEGTWGGEWYPDFAPRSGDLICTEHWGSSGFANTNLDTILKQKGITHVILIGLIANTCIESTARYAVELGYHVTLVRDATAAASAEAMRCAHDINAPTYAHVVTTTAELVSALAPLEPPQAAEKQPR, encoded by the coding sequence ATGATGACCCTGGATGTCACGCGTACCGCGCTACTGTTCGTCGACCCCTATAACGACTTCCTGGCGGAGCAAGGCAAGCTATGGCCGATGGTCGCGCAGGTCGCGACCGAGGTCGGCCTTCACGCCCATCTGAAAGCGATCACCCACGCGGCGCGGACGGCTGGCATCCAGGTCGTGATCGTGCCGCACCATCGCTGGAAGCCGGGCGATCTCGACGGATGGTCGCACCCCAACCCCTATATGGCCGGTGGCTATCGGCGCCAGGTATTCGCCGAAGGCACATGGGGTGGCGAGTGGTACCCGGATTTCGCTCCGCGGAGTGGTGACTTGATCTGCACGGAGCACTGGGGTTCCAGCGGCTTCGCGAACACCAATCTCGACACGATCCTGAAACAGAAGGGCATCACCCACGTCATCCTGATCGGGCTCATCGCCAATACATGCATCGAAAGCACGGCCAGGTACGCGGTCGAACTCGGCTATCACGTGACCCTCGTCCGCGACGCGACCGCGGCGGCGAGCGCCGAGGCAATGCGCTGCGCCCATGACATCAACGCGCCGACCTATGCCCATGTCGTGACGACGACGGCGGAGCTGGTCAGCGCTCTGGCTCCCCTCGAGCCCCCCCAGGCGGCCGAGAAACAACCCCGATGA
- a CDS encoding carbohydrate-binding protein: protein MSSSEWAEYTVNVATSGTYTVSARVATQTANGSSLRILFDGKKVGTLAVPNTGEWQTYTTVSTQVNLEGRKSPGSRLRGAGPPPPYTRGKPGSSLGMSRMTSQYDFAVTASGSSSLPFHRHRGGAREVDDDPGCHAYRATVRRPL from the coding sequence GTGAGCAGCTCGGAGTGGGCGGAGTACACGGTAAACGTGGCGACGAGCGGCACGTATACCGTGTCCGCCCGGGTCGCGACGCAGACGGCCAATGGCAGCTCGTTGCGCATCCTGTTCGACGGAAAGAAGGTGGGCACCCTCGCCGTGCCGAACACCGGAGAGTGGCAGACCTATACGACGGTGAGCACGCAAGTGAACCTGGAGGGGCGCAAGTCCCCGGGCTCCCGTCTTCGGGGGGCTGGCCCGCCCCCTCCCTATACCCGAGGAAAGCCGGGGTCATCCCTTGGTATGAGCAGGATGACATCCCAGTACGATTTCGCCGTTACGGCGTCCGGGTCATCATCCCTCCCGTTCCACCGCCATCGAGGCGGAGCACGGGAGGTAGATGATGACCCTGGATGTCACGCGTACCGCGCTACTGTTCGTCGACCCCTATAA
- a CDS encoding glutathione S-transferase family protein, with amino-acid sequence MIDLYTWATPNGYKISVTLEELGLPYTVHPIDIGKGVQKQPDFLKLNPNGRIPAIVDREEGDFPIFESGAIMLYLAEKTGKLMPTDRKGRSRVTQWLMFQMAGVGPMQGQANVFFRYFPEKLQPAIDRYQNETRRLYTVLDTQLARGEYLAGDYSIADIANWAWVRVHAWAGVSVEGLPNLQRWLAAIEQRPAARKGLTVPHESKLDLTNPTQAAQTVQSAQSILQR; translated from the coding sequence ATGATCGACCTGTACACGTGGGCGACGCCCAATGGTTACAAGATTTCCGTCACGCTGGAGGAGCTGGGGCTGCCCTACACGGTGCACCCCATCGACATCGGCAAGGGCGTGCAGAAACAGCCCGACTTCCTGAAGCTCAACCCCAACGGGCGCATCCCGGCCATCGTGGACCGCGAGGAGGGCGACTTCCCCATCTTCGAGTCGGGGGCGATCATGCTCTACCTGGCGGAGAAGACGGGCAAGCTCATGCCCACGGACCGCAAGGGCCGCTCGCGGGTGACGCAGTGGCTGATGTTCCAGATGGCGGGCGTGGGGCCCATGCAGGGCCAGGCCAACGTCTTCTTCCGCTACTTCCCGGAGAAGCTCCAACCGGCCATCGACCGCTACCAGAACGAGACGCGGCGGCTGTACACCGTGCTCGACACCCAGCTCGCGCGCGGCGAGTACCTCGCGGGGGACTACAGCATCGCGGACATCGCCAACTGGGCCTGGGTGCGCGTCCACGCCTGGGCGGGCGTCTCCGTGGAGGGGCTGCCGAACCTGCAGCGCTGGCTCGCCGCCATCGAGCAGCGGCCCGCGGCGCGCAAGGGCCTCACCGTGCCGCACGAGTCGAAGCTCGACCTCACCAACCCGACCCAGGCCGCCCAGACCGTCCAGTCCGCCCAGTCGATCCTCCAGCGCTAA